Genomic window (Sphaerodactylus townsendi isolate TG3544 linkage group LG12, MPM_Stown_v2.3, whole genome shotgun sequence):
aaagcccaccgcaatcagttgagtccggccgtgaaagccttcgacaatacatcagagGCACCTTCATTAACAACCAACACTGTGTACCCATTGATAAATAAGCTAGTGCAAACTGGTACTATTTGTGACTGATTTTGTGTCAGGGGGCAGGAGaggtggaatcatagagttggaagaggccatacaggccatctagtccaacccccatcctcaatgcaggatcagcctagagcatccctgacattCTCTTGCATCCACATGCAGCTAGATAAGTAACTTTGCGAAAATAGTCGCTAACTTGATTGCCAAGAGTTGCCTCATGTCTGCGTCATTGTGCCAAACTATCACGCTCTGACTTTGGTTCTCATTAGCCAATGCAGCTGCAAGGGAAACTGAGCGAAGACCCTGTCTTTTATCATCAGTGTCAGCTTATTTCTGCTTGTAAAATCTTGGCCACCAATGATGGTACCAGATGCAGAAAGATATTGGCTGGATTCCAGATAGCCCATTGGCCAAATAGCAGCGTTTcttgtaatgtcgaaggctttcgcagccggaatcactagtaggttgtgggttttccaggttgtatgggcTGTGTTtgagtagtattttctcctgatgtttcacctgcccctgtggctggcatcaggcaaaatgtcaggagaaaatactactggaacacagccatgcaacccggaaaattCACAACATACTAGCAGTGTTTCTGTTCATTCTCTCTCTAATTTTTGTTCTGGATTCCCTTTTTCTTCCAAATATCAGTTACTGCAGAGGACAACCGTTTAAAAAGCTgctgagttgtttttttttatccAAAGAATTGTAACATATAGCGATGAATGAGCGACATTTCATTTTAGTCTATTTTTTCAGCAATAGGTTTTTCGTGTCTGGGTTGTTTTTGCTTATTGTCAGTCAGCGATAACTTCTTCATGCCTGGGTAACTACCTAGATTTTATCCTTGCCAGTCCTGTCAAGGGGAAATCATTATGaagcaaatgaaatgaaatccgataaaataaaatattgcacTCTTTGGATAGATGACAAATGTGAAGTGAAGAGAGATAGCTGATAGACAACGTTCTCTAGAAGTATCGTAAAAAGTCCAGCAGTATGATCCAAGCTTCTAGgcattcctccccccctcccccaataatttGGACTTAAATTGCATGTACAGATAACTTTTTCCTTCCTTACTGTGTAATGGTCTGTTGAGGATGTTAAAAGGACTCTGTaagaatccctttgtggttccgCTTACATTGTAGTTATCCAGGTCTCACACTGCCGTTTGTTTCAGAAGGACTGACTACGTGGTCCGGCCTAGCACTGGGGAAGAGAAACGCATTTTCCAGGAACAGGTGATTAGCCCGTCCATCCTGCCTTGTGAATTGTATAGGTTTCATTAACGTTAGATGATGGTAAGGATGTATTGGCCCTGGCCAGAgtagtcagatcttggaagttaaataGTGTTggccccggttagtatttggatgagagatcaccaagcAGGTCAAGGATTGCTACGCAGgagcaggcaatagcaagccatcTCCATTAGTCTCTtgcattaaaaacacacacacacacacacacacacacacacacacacggataaTTTGACAAAGGTGAATttaagaaccagcgtggtgtagtgattaagagcggttgACTTGCTctgtcctcctcctttccccctgcacAGCCACTAGATTTCCCTCTTCCTTCAGCCACAGCTACCATAGGCTGCACCCTGGGGCTTTCTGGTATAGGCTTTAAGCCCTCCCAGCCCACTCTTGTTACCCCTGAGTCTCCCTTTCGCTAGTTCTTGGGACCTGAGCCACTACCAGCCCTGGCATGGCCTGGAtgactccttccattcctctgccTCCTTCATGGCTGGTAGCACTGACGTCTCATTGGAGCTGCCCTGAGGTCGGGTCTCAGCCGTCAAAGACCGCCGAGGCAGCCTCGCCACCGGGGGGCAGTTCAGAATCCAGCACCACCCAACACTACTTTTTGCTGGAAGTCTGCTCGGCTCTTGCTTCACTATGTGAATCTCTGGATTCTCTCCTTGTCTTTCGCACGCAGGAGCGTTATCGATACAGCCAGCCTCACAAGGCCTTCACGTTCCGCATGCACGGCTTTGAGTCGGTGGTGGGCCCAGTAAAGGGTGTGTTTGACAAAGAAACGTCTCTGAACAAAGCTCGAGAACATTCGCTGTTGCGTTCAGACAGGCCTGCATACGTCACCATCCTGTCTCTTGGTAAGTTGACGTTCAGTGTGGTAGATATTTCAATACCCGTGGCAGTCTGCCACTTTTTTACCTTAATAGTTCATGATAGAGGGTAAGGCATAGCCATGAAGCACTGAGGCATAGATCTGTAAAATTTAAGGTTCAATCGCTGGTATCTTTTTAATGATTTATATGTACAAATGTTTAATCCAGTGAGCCAGCAAGGTATAACAGTTAGTTATATATATAATGTcgcactaggacagtggtggcgaacctatggcacgggtgccagaggtggcactcagagccctctctgtgggtacgctcaaacagagtgtccccacacacatctaggctgacctgggctgttgggcttgattattagcattaaacctaagacctagttttggggaagcagtgtaggtcatctgattttcatgcaaagaactaaagcttgatcctttacctgggagtaagttcggtttctggcaatagggcttgcttctgagtagggtcataattcacccattggaagagttgcacggttgcttcaaagcaaggccactggctaccaccaagcttactcctgagtgatgcacgcctcagagccaaccgttttttctaaactaaaacctcaggattcaggttaaattgctgttttggcactttgtgataaataagtgggttctgggttgcagtttgggcactcggactcgaaaaggttcgccatcactgcactaggatgtgggacacccaggttcaaatctctactcagcgatggaagcttgctgggtgcccttgggatCCGTCACTGTCTGTCAGCTTAACATACCttaaaatagagaagaggagaatgacgttataagctactttgggtccttgttggggagaaaagcggagtataaatgtctaaataaattaaacattccTGGCTTCACCTATTAAAGAGCCTTAGATGATAAAGCAGGGTAAACCTCTATGTGGAGAGCGGCCACCTCTCAAAATAGAGGCAGTATGAAGAGCCAGGGGGGTGCAGTAattgagagcagcagactctaattgggaaaaccgggtttgtttcctgaCTCTTctccatgcagcctgctgggtgacctttgttcTCAGGGCTCTCTTACCtttcaaggtgtctgttttggagaggggaaggcgaTTAGAAagcgctttgagactccttaaagggagagaaaagagaggttAGAAAACCCCAGCTCCTGTTCTTTGTAATTTCTGTAAGATAGAAAGGCAGCtattaaatgctttcaaaatataaaaataatattggTTGAAATGTCTCAGTGGTCTGCCTTAGCACAAAGCGGCTTTTGCATCCTCAAAGAGCGTCACAGTGTTAAGCTGTCCAAAGGCTGTTTGATGCAGGAAGTACAGCCTCTTGGAATTTCTGCAACCAGAATCAACCAGTAAAAGAAGGGCAAATGGAACATGGCTGGTTCGAGGACGTGTGTTTAACTGGGTGTTTCGACCACACCCTTGACTGTGCTTTTTTCCTTAGTCCGTGACGCTGCAGCCCGTCTCCCTAATGGAGAAGGAACACGTGCTGAGATCTGTGAGCTGCTTAAGGACTCACAGTTTCTGGCTCCTGATGTCACCAGCGCTCAGGTGAGCCAAACCAAGTGTGGGGCAGGTTATTCTCTTCCTCGGAGTTCCATGTCTGAAAGATATCCCGTTAGACATTGGAGTGTTTTGTGATGGATTTTAAGGTCCACGAACTGTAAGGTCGAGCGCAAAGGTGCAAACTAATTTATGGTGCAGTTTGCAAAAACCTCATTTGCATGTGTCATGCCTCCTTCCTCCCAGCATGCCTAGGAACATGCCTGCTACCCCTTTTTTGGATCCCTTATTCCATTGCATAATCTCTTCCCAGGTTAACACTGTTGTGAGCGGCGCTCTGGATCGACTGCACTATGAGAAGGATCCCTGTGTAAAGTATGACATTGGCCGCAAACTGTGGATATACCTTCATCGAGAcagaagtgaagaagagtttggtgaGTGGTCGCTAAGAGGGTCTTGCTGCATCCAAGATGCAGGACCATGGAGATTTAATGGGTTTTGTGTGGGCTTGCATTAAATGtaggggaaagggccagtgttgaATTTGACTTTTTTCATGGAAAAAAGCCTACAGCATCCCAAAAATATAGGAATGCAAGCAAAGTGTAGCTTCAGGTTTTTGAAGATTCCAATATTTGTATTAGCTGGGCTAACAATATTGAGCAATAGTGTAGTGACTGTTTTTCCAAACTGTGGGGTGCTGCCAGAGATCAAAaggttctataccaggggtctgcaacctgcggctctccagatgttcatggactacgaatcccatcagcccctgccagcatgaccaattgggtgACTCTGTGATTttacaccaattggccatgctggcaggggctgatgggaattgtagtccatgaacatctggagagctgcaagttgcagacccctgttctgtaCTAAAAGAGGTTCTAAAAAATTAGATCTTTCCAATTAAAACCCTGGTCTGTGGGTAGAAATGCAATATAAATATGTTTTTATCCTGTTTAATGTAATTTCTGCCATTACAAGGAATGTGTGTGCGTATGTATAATTTTTCTCTTGTTCCTGTCTGAAGAGAAATCACTTTTGTTTACTTGTCATGCCCCTTGAAAGGCATAAAAGCCTCCTAGGGGACATGTTTATAGAAAATATTGTTCACACGCATATAAAGCTTTGATAATTTCCAGGTAAAATCTGCTTTTTTCTGATTGGCAAATTATCCAGCTGGGTTCATTTTCTCTTGCGCACTGAGCAGTGACTCTTGGAATCAAAAGCTTACACCTGGAGAAAAAGGTTGAATGCCTAGACGTGCAGCCTTAGCATTAACATCTGCTTGATAATTTGTTACATCTTGCTTACAGAGCGGATTCATCAGGCCCACGCTGCTGCCGCGAAAGCCAAAAAAGCCCTTCAGCAGAAGCCCAAACCTCCTGCAAAAACAGTAAGTTCCTGGCACACATGCCTGGTGCAGAAACGTTTTAGATGgtaggaatgcccccccccccccggcagtcttcaagcagtggttaGAGGAACACTTGTCAGACTGATTCTTCGTTGAGCAGGGGCTTGGACCCGATGGcatgtatggctccttccaacccATGATTCTATGACTTCCGGTTTCCCGATAACGGTACACTAACTATTCTAGCCCATCCCAGACCACTAAGAGACAGTGTGAATCAAAATGTCTTGATTTGTGTCATGAAAACGTTCAGGCTGATGCCTTGGCTCGGAGGCAGGAAGAGAGACTTCCAAAAGTTGTAGGACAGCCACCCCTCTGTGTGTTCTGTGTACTGTGTGTTCTGGTCTGATCTGATCTGATGCATAGCAGATGCTtaacagtgaccttgggctagtcacagttcttcggaactctctcagccccacctacttcccaaggtgtctgttgtgggggaggatgggaaaggagcttgtaagtcaccttgagtctccttacaggtgagaaaggtggggcataaatccaaactcttctgcttctctctcccccaccccccaccccccacttttgCCCAGAGAGCTAAGGCCTCTTGTTGTTCGGTGACAGTTTTGTTGTTCTCGTTgcagaaatccagctgcaaggagAGTTCAGCGAAAGCCGCCAGTGGTAACACCTCTGAGCCAAGCCAGCTGAGCCTCAGCGATTCCAGCATGCCACCCACCCCGGTGACACCCACGGCCCCTCAGTTGCCGGCCATGCCCATTTCACCCCCCCCAGTCTCCGTGGTCAGCAAAAGTATGCCGAGTGTTACTCCAGAGCAAGTGAAACCCAACCAAAGGTAAGCCCTTCCAAGGTTCATGACAAACAGTAGAGAAGCATCCACTGGTTTTGAATTGGCccacaggggtggggggttcaGATACAGGTGGTACAGTTTTAGAAACAGATCTGGTTAAAGCAGgagctgattccccactcctccacctgagtggcagattagAGATTTGAGGAGGGCAGGTCTATCACAGCTACTTACTACCCATGCGGACTAAAAGTAACCTCCACGTGTTGAGGCAGGAAGCATCTGAATCTCGGTGCCacgaggcaacatcagggaaagacctcggcctctatgctctgttgcTGACCCTCCAGAttaactgaagaagaggaggaggagtttggatttataccccacctttctctcctgtaaggaaactcaaaggggcttacaaattcctttcccttcctctccgcacaacagacatcttgttcagagggtggggctgagagagttctgaagaactgtgactagcccaaggtcacccagcaggaatgtcggagttgggaaacaaatctggtttagcagataaggggtggggaaacaaatctggttttgctggtcatgtggaggagcagggaatcagaaccatttctccagattagagttcacctgctcttaaccactacgccatgctggatcTCTGGTTGGTCACACTGTAAGATAGGTTGCTGGACTAAaatgaccactggtctgatccagcagggctctttttctAATGAAGTTCTCTTCATTTTAAACTCTTAAGTTCACCAGATgatttctctcccctgccccattcctccacagcATCCTTTTGGTGTCTTCTCCTACCATGCCACAGCTTGGGACGTTGCTTTCCACGGCACAGAGTACCATCCAGACTCAGGCTGGGCCGCCGCAGTCGCCCTCTCGGGCAGCCGGCCACACCGTCTCCTCTGGACTCCCGCAGGTCCGAGTGGTAACGACACAGGCCAGCCTGCCGGCTGTGTCTCAGCCATCCCCAACGATAGCACAGCCACAGCAGCCACCGCCACCGACGTGCATACCACAGATCCGCATCCCTGTCACTTCCGCACAAAGCAAAGTCCTGCCTCAGGTGAGGAATATCTGCATGGTGGCAAGTAAAGAACCTGAACGGGTCATCTCCATCCCGGGCTGTCTTCTTCACTACTCATCTCTGTGATTTTACACTTCTTAAGACAACAATTGAGTACAGCGCAATGCTCTTAAATGGAAGACTGTTTTGTGTAGTAGTGCTGAACGCATTTCTCTCCAGTCGAGCCAAGTATTGGGGATGGAAAATGGTTGATTCTCAGTTCCTGATGTGTTAAGTGATCTGGAACTGAACAGCATTATCTCTCAACTCTTTTGTGTGACTTCTGCCTGTTTGCTCTTCCCATTAGGGTGTTATGACTGTCCCAGTGAAAGCTCAGACCAGCCCAGTCCAGGTGCAGCGGCCAGTCATTTCAGTCACGGCGCCAGCCCCTATTGCAGGGATCTCAGCAGCGCCCAGTCCTGCTCCAAAGCCAGCCACCAGTTCGCCAGGCATCTCTATTCCCAACTCCTCTGCCgcttcctcctcttccacctcttcctcctcctcttcatcggCCTCTGTCCTCCAGAATGTTGCCGGTCAAAATATTATCAAACAGGTAAGGAACAGCCTTGTAATGAGAAACTGGGTTAACGTGAAAACAAACTGTGCAGGAACCAGCCACAAGTCTGCCTAGTGTAGAATTCTGTTTCCAGCAGCGGACAGTCAGATACAAACCTGTCCAGCCAAGTTTGTGATTAAACGAGTAACCTGCAATTCAACCAGGTGTTGTACAAACAAAAGGCAATACATGAGCCGCAAAGGTGTTCAGTAGTGacaaaagaaggaagagaaggggagagggggaaatgatgtcTCTACATTGCAGAAAGTTGCGTAATGGCCATTGATGGAGATTCATCAAGGTGCAGGCATGTTAGTCCCCAACTTCAGGCATGTTAGTCCCCAACTTCAGGCATGTTAGTCCCCAACTTCAGGCATGTTAGTCCCCAACTTCAGGCATGTTAGTCCCCAACTTCAGGCATGTTAGTCCCCAACTTCAGGCATGTTAGTCCCCAACTTCAGGCATGTTAGTCCCCAACTATATGTAGCCTTTTTTTTGTAGTGAGTTTTGTTGTGAAAAGTTGTGTCTGTATTTCCTCTCCTTTCTGCCCTGTAAAAGAGTGGCCTCCATCAACATTCACAGTCCTCCATAGCATTCTCTAGCAATTATAAGGTGTGTGTTGATTTGACACTCTGCATGTTGCTTTACAGGTGGCCATTACTGGACAGCTCGGCATGAAGAACCAGCCCGGTGGTGGCATCCCGCTGACGGCCTCCAACTTCCGCATCCAAGGCAAGGATGTGCTCCGCCTGGGTCCCTCCTCCATCACCACCGACGCCAAGGGGCAGACAGTCCTGCGCATCACTCCGGACATGATGGCTACCTTGGCCAAATCCCAGCTCACCACGGTCAAACTGACCCAAGACCTCTTCTCCGCTGCTGCCGGAAGCACATCTGCCGGGAGAAGCATCTCGGCGACTCTGCATATGATGTCCAGCGCCATCCAGCCTTCTGAATCGCCGGCCAAGACCAGCGCGCCCAGCTCTGCTTTGCCCGGCCCAGCGGGGCCCACGGTGGTCAAAGTGACTCCTGACTTGAAAACCGTCGAGTCTACTGGCTCAGCCTTCAAACTGATGCCCGCTCTGGGCATGACACTGGCAGACCAGAAGGGCAAAGCCATTACCACGGTGGCAACCACGGAGGCCAAGCCAGCCGCTACTATAAGGATTGTGCAGGGAATGGGAGTCATGCCCCCCAAAACCGGGCAGACCATCACCGTGGCCACTCACCCCAAGCAGGTGCCCCCTTCTTCCACAGGGACCGTGGCGGGCACGGTCCACACGTCAGCTGTTTCCTTGCCGACCATGGCAGCCTCTGTGTCGAAGGCGGTTGCTGTAGTGTCAGGAGGAGCCGGGACGCCCATCACTATAGGGACGGGAGCCACCACTATGCGGCAAGTCCCCGTCAGCACCACTGTCGTGTCTACCTCTCAGGCAGTGAGTGAATCTGCTTTGTTGTCAGTTAAGCTGGGCTGGAAAGTCTCTACGATGAGAGGCTTTTGGTCTCTCTTGATTGGAGGctgactggggccctttccgcacagtccAATAAACCCGGGAtgaaacctgtgtgtgtgtgtggggggggggacttcacacggatcccactcctaatgtgaGTCCGTTCCCTGTTTcgcccccccaacctgggtttttcaagaatcgcactatctgcaattcttcaGTTGTAATGCGGATTGCAGCCACTTGCCGaggtcctccctgcgcagctatgcagtaTGGGAAGTGaggtgctgtttttttaaaagacctctATGCGAAGGCATGATGGCAGGCCGCATTTCTGTCGctggctccagtcgctgcctgcatggaggcacaGAAGTATGGGGACGGGGCAGGAGGGAGAGCGGATTCCTTTATCCCACCTACAACCCGCTCTCCCGGTGCTGTGTGGAGAGGGCCTGACAGTCCAGCACCAGTTGCCATTGAGAACTTGCTCATGCATTAGGTTGTGTTTTCTGCCGTCCCACCATACAAATGGAGAATTGGTGCAGCCCAAGCCCAATCTCTGAAGTAGCCTGGGGGGAGCGTGTTATGGGGGAGGGATGATGATGTATTGTAGGAGGGTTAGGGTGGGGGACAGGGATGGCTTTTTAAAGTAGGTCTTATGACagttttaagattgttttatgtgttttataactGTACCcaacccagggactttggtgttGAGCGGGTAACAAGTGCtcagataaataaatgaacaaattctGATATCGGATTCAGGAAGAATTGCCATCCCATGACAGTGCTCTAGGACAGAAGTGCGAGTTTCAGGAGGGCATCGGAGCCCTCTTCTTTTATGGGAGAAGGTGCTGTTTGTCATTCCTGCTTCTGATTTTTTCTGCTTATCCAGGGGAAGCTGCCTGCCCGAATTACAGTGCCTCTCTCAGTCCTAAGCCAGCCTGTTAAGGGCAAAAGCGTGGTGCCCACCCCCATTATCAAGGGCAACCTTGGTGCCAAGTGAGTAAACTGTGGGAGTCTGTGTAACGTTCAGTGTTTTGTTTCTGATCAA
Coding sequences:
- the NFRKB gene encoding nuclear factor related to kappa-B-binding protein isoform X2; amino-acid sequence: MDSLDHMLTDPLELGPSVEGNGGQIMEDCMLGSIRISLPEDLLEDPEIFFEVVSFSTWQKVLVDSQREHLKKFLPHFPENNAEYQNNLILSLFSGENFRFGNPLHIAQKLFRDGHFNPEVVKYRQLCFKSQYKRYLTSQQQYFYRLLKQILASRNHLLELARKGGPDLILKRKHSAANCAAEARDRRTHQRYLKILREVKEECGDTALSSDEEDLSWIPTSPAHCPSPALSLRVIPTLSTQDMKTADKLEFGENDLKTMLKKHHEKRKRQPNHPDLMSGDLTLNDIMMRVNAGKKGSLAALFDLAVLKKKVREKEERKKKKLKVIKSEVEDLSESLGNPEGIPPMSQDPSPVPLSSVKEEPLEDIKPCLGVNEISSSFFSLLLEILLLEGPATLSTLEDKVMDWQSSPASTLNSWFSFAPNWSELVLPALQYLTDESRDTPSSFSPFVEFKEKSQHWKLIASSQDHEKELAALFQLWLETKDQTFFKDNEDSSDATTPVPRVTDYVVRPSTGEEKRIFQEQERYRYSQPHKAFTFRMHGFESVVGPVKGVFDKETSLNKAREHSLLRSDRPAYVTILSLVRDAAARLPNGEGTRAEICELLKDSQFLAPDVTSAQVNTVVSGALDRLHYEKDPCVKYDIGRKLWIYLHRDRSEEEFERIHQAHAAAAKAKKALQQKPKPPAKTKSSCKESSAKAASGNTSEPSQLSLSDSSMPPTPVTPTAPQLPAMPISPPPVSVVSKSMPSVTPEQVKPNQSILLVSSPTMPQLGTLLSTAQSTIQTQAGPPQSPSRAAGHTVSSGLPQVRVVTTQASLPAVSQPSPTIAQPQQPPPPTCIPQIRIPVTSAQSKVLPQGVMTVPVKAQTSPVQVQRPVISVTAPAPIAGISAAPSPAPKPATSSPGISIPNSSAASSSSTSSSSSSSASVLQNVAGQNIIKQVAITGQLGMKNQPGGGIPLTASNFRIQGKDVLRLGPSSITTDAKGQTVLRITPDMMATLAKSQLTTVKLTQDLFSAAAGSTSAGRSISATLHMMSSAIQPSESPAKTSAPSSALPGPAGPTVVKVTPDLKTVESTGSAFKLMPALGMTLADQKGKAITTVATTEAKPAATIRIVQGMGVMPPKTGQTITVATHPKQVPPSSTGTVAGTVHTSAVSLPTMAASVSKAVAVVSGGAGTPITIGTGATTMRQVPVSTTVVSTSQAGKLPARITVPLSVLSQPVKGKSVVPTPIIKGNLGANISGLGRNIILTTMPAGTKLIAGNKPVSFLTAQQLQQLQQQGQATQVRIQAVPASHLQQGTVSGSTKTVSTVVVTAAPTPKQTQDPQ
- the NFRKB gene encoding nuclear factor related to kappa-B-binding protein isoform X1; the encoded protein is MDSLDHMLTDPLELGPSVEGNGGQIMEDCMLGSIRISLPEDLLEDPEIFFEVVSFSTWQKVLVDSQREHLKKFLPHFPENNAEYQNNLILSLFSGENFRFGNPLHIAQKLFRDGHFNPEVVKYRQLCFKSQYKRYLTSQQQYFYRLLKQILASRNHLLELARKGGPDLILKRKHSAANCAAEARDRRTHQRYLKILREVKEECGDTALSSDEEDLSWIPTSPAHCPSPALSLRVIPTLSTQDMKTADKLEFGENDLKTMLKKHHEKRKRQPNHPDLMSGDLTLNDIMMRVNAGKKGSLAALFDLAVLKKKVREKEERKKKKLKVIKSEVEDLSESLGNPEGIPPMSQDPSPVPLSSVKEEPLEDIKPCLGVNEISSSFFSLLLEILLLEGPATLSTLEDKVMDWQSSPASTLNSWFSFAPNWSELVLPALQYLTDESRDTPSSFSPFVEFKEKSQHWKLIASSQDHEKELAALFQLWLETKDQTFFKDNEDSSDATTPVPRVRTDYVVRPSTGEEKRIFQEQERYRYSQPHKAFTFRMHGFESVVGPVKGVFDKETSLNKAREHSLLRSDRPAYVTILSLVRDAAARLPNGEGTRAEICELLKDSQFLAPDVTSAQVNTVVSGALDRLHYEKDPCVKYDIGRKLWIYLHRDRSEEEFERIHQAHAAAAKAKKALQQKPKPPAKTKSSCKESSAKAASGNTSEPSQLSLSDSSMPPTPVTPTAPQLPAMPISPPPVSVVSKSMPSVTPEQVKPNQSILLVSSPTMPQLGTLLSTAQSTIQTQAGPPQSPSRAAGHTVSSGLPQVRVVTTQASLPAVSQPSPTIAQPQQPPPPTCIPQIRIPVTSAQSKVLPQGVMTVPVKAQTSPVQVQRPVISVTAPAPIAGISAAPSPAPKPATSSPGISIPNSSAASSSSTSSSSSSSASVLQNVAGQNIIKQVAITGQLGMKNQPGGGIPLTASNFRIQGKDVLRLGPSSITTDAKGQTVLRITPDMMATLAKSQLTTVKLTQDLFSAAAGSTSAGRSISATLHMMSSAIQPSESPAKTSAPSSALPGPAGPTVVKVTPDLKTVESTGSAFKLMPALGMTLADQKGKAITTVATTEAKPAATIRIVQGMGVMPPKTGQTITVATHPKQVPPSSTGTVAGTVHTSAVSLPTMAASVSKAVAVVSGGAGTPITIGTGATTMRQVPVSTTVVSTSQAGKLPARITVPLSVLSQPVKGKSVVPTPIIKGNLGANISGLGRNIILTTMPAGTKLIAGNKPVSFLTAQQLQQLQQQGQATQVRIQAVPASHLQQGTVSGSTKTVSTVVVTAAPTPKQTQDPQ